One part of the Gemmatimonas sp. genome encodes these proteins:
- a CDS encoding bifunctional YncE family protein/alkaline phosphatase family protein yields MGYSDFLARAVGISAAVFAYTACTPASSDTAPTNAAEPPRLPTGAVLDPAGARSDVGNFPLAVVASPDSAHLLLLLNGWRQQGVQVVDRRTGAVVQTAEQTAAFIGLAFSPDGRTLFASGGNTDAVYRYGWNGKRLARKDSLTIRVKRNPRSSGTSYPAGLAVSRDGRRLYVAENLADSVAVVDLASGAVIQRIAAGRYPYAVVAAANGDVFVSSWGTRDVHVFREHPDGLVDETRIPVERHPSTLLLSANGERLFAVSASTDAISVIDTRRRTVVSTLHDPTPANLGQGSTPMGLQLSGDGTTLYVAEGDNNAVAVFALSAGTAGRGTGVKDSLLGRAPVGWYPVAVALFGDTLHVIDAKGRGTGPNPRLPQPGATDAAARAVNYTAGQINGTLTRLAVADLGGSRLAPLSARVARANHWDNRATGAGMPPVTHVIYVIKENRTYDQVLGDLPQGDGDTSLVFFPRSNSPNHHALAERFGLFDRFFVNAEVSADGHNWSMAAYTTDYTQKTVPSNYSSRGRSYDYEGANRGRVPMDDGDDDVAEPANGYLWDLAQRKGITFRNFGEFVAPEGATGAAPAGYRGLKPFLRANTSRAFPGYDLDITDQRRADVWISELRGFAAAGEMPRLQIVRLPNDHTSGASAGKPTPQAYMADNDLALGRMIEALSNTAFWEKTAVFVLEDDAQSGPDHVDSHRSVLLVISPWAREGLHRRFVNTTDVIATMESILGLDALSPFDHYGRPLREIWRTSPDARPYRALTPSVSLADRNPSRGRGADESRQLDLRYEDVAEEDLFNRILWRSIKGPSRPYPGPTRMSAAEVLRSW; encoded by the coding sequence ATGGGATACTCTGACTTTCTCGCGCGCGCCGTCGGCATCAGCGCCGCGGTCTTCGCCTATACTGCGTGTACGCCGGCCTCCTCCGACACGGCACCGACCAACGCCGCAGAACCGCCTCGACTTCCGACCGGCGCTGTGCTCGACCCTGCTGGCGCCAGGTCCGACGTGGGTAATTTTCCGCTCGCCGTCGTCGCGTCGCCGGACTCAGCGCATTTGCTGTTGCTCCTCAACGGCTGGCGGCAGCAGGGCGTCCAGGTGGTTGACCGGCGCACGGGTGCCGTCGTGCAGACCGCCGAGCAGACGGCCGCGTTTATCGGACTCGCGTTCTCGCCCGACGGACGCACGCTGTTCGCATCGGGAGGAAACACGGATGCGGTCTATCGCTACGGCTGGAACGGCAAGCGACTCGCACGAAAGGATTCGCTCACTATCCGCGTGAAGCGCAATCCTCGATCGTCCGGCACCAGCTACCCGGCCGGACTCGCCGTGAGCCGAGACGGACGACGTCTCTATGTTGCTGAGAATCTGGCCGACTCGGTGGCCGTTGTTGACCTGGCATCCGGCGCCGTGATTCAGCGCATAGCAGCGGGGCGCTATCCCTATGCGGTGGTGGCCGCGGCGAACGGTGACGTCTTCGTGTCCAGCTGGGGAACCCGCGATGTGCACGTGTTCCGCGAGCATCCGGACGGTCTCGTGGACGAGACGCGCATTCCCGTGGAACGTCATCCGTCGACCCTGCTGTTGTCCGCGAATGGGGAGCGATTGTTCGCCGTCTCCGCGTCAACCGACGCTATCAGCGTGATCGACACACGTCGCCGCACGGTGGTCAGCACACTGCACGACCCAACACCGGCCAATCTGGGTCAAGGCAGTACCCCGATGGGACTGCAGCTCTCGGGTGACGGGACCACGCTCTACGTTGCGGAAGGCGACAACAACGCCGTCGCGGTGTTCGCGCTCAGCGCGGGCACGGCGGGCCGGGGCACCGGCGTGAAGGACTCCCTGCTCGGACGTGCGCCGGTGGGGTGGTATCCGGTGGCCGTCGCGCTTTTCGGTGACACCCTGCACGTGATCGACGCCAAGGGACGCGGCACGGGACCTAACCCCCGACTGCCTCAGCCGGGCGCGACCGACGCCGCCGCGAGAGCCGTGAACTATACCGCCGGACAGATCAACGGCACGCTTACACGTCTCGCCGTGGCCGATCTTGGTGGCAGCCGGCTCGCGCCACTCTCGGCCCGCGTCGCGCGCGCCAATCACTGGGATAATCGGGCCACGGGAGCCGGCATGCCGCCCGTCACGCACGTGATCTACGTGATCAAGGAGAACCGCACATACGACCAGGTGCTGGGTGACCTGCCGCAGGGCGACGGGGACACGAGCCTTGTGTTCTTCCCGCGTTCGAATTCGCCGAATCATCATGCGCTCGCCGAACGTTTCGGGCTGTTCGATCGCTTCTTCGTGAACGCCGAAGTCAGCGCCGACGGACACAACTGGAGCATGGCGGCATACACCACCGACTACACGCAGAAGACGGTGCCGTCGAACTATTCATCGCGCGGTCGCAGCTACGACTACGAGGGCGCTAATCGCGGTCGCGTGCCGATGGACGACGGCGATGACGACGTCGCCGAACCGGCGAACGGGTACCTCTGGGACCTGGCCCAGCGAAAGGGGATCACCTTCCGGAATTTTGGTGAGTTCGTGGCGCCTGAGGGGGCGACCGGCGCGGCGCCGGCCGGCTATCGCGGCCTCAAGCCGTTCCTGCGCGCCAACACCAGCCGCGCCTTTCCGGGATACGATCTGGACATTACCGATCAGCGTCGAGCGGATGTCTGGATTTCTGAATTGCGGGGATTCGCCGCCGCTGGTGAGATGCCGCGACTGCAGATCGTCCGCCTTCCGAACGATCACACGTCGGGGGCATCGGCCGGCAAGCCGACGCCGCAGGCGTACATGGCAGACAACGACTTGGCGCTCGGCCGCATGATTGAAGCACTCTCCAACACCGCCTTCTGGGAGAAGACAGCGGTGTTCGTGCTCGAGGACGACGCGCAGTCCGGCCCCGATCACGTGGATTCGCACCGCTCGGTGTTGCTCGTCATCTCGCCGTGGGCGCGCGAGGGGCTACATCGCCGATTCGTGAACACGACCGACGTGATCGCGACCATGGAGTCGATTCTCGGATTGGATGCGCTATCCCCTTTCGACCACTATGGACGGCCGCTCCGTGAGATCTGGCGCACGTCACCAGACGCGCGACCCTATCGGGCGCTGACGCCGTCCGTGTCGCTGGCCGACCGGAACCCCTCGCGTGGCCGCGGCGCCGACGAGTCGCGGCAGCTCGATCTTCGCTACGAGGACGTGGCGGAGGAAGATCTGTTCAATCGGATCTTGTGGCGGAGCATCAAGGGACCCAGCCGCCCCTACCCCGGTCCAACTCGGATGTCGGCCGCGGAAGTGCTCCGAAGCTGGTAG
- a CDS encoding pyrroloquinoline quinone-dependent dehydrogenase, whose product MSSAQRLMSRALIPLLLAATTLQAQTTGRSADWPVYGGSEDHTHYTTLSQISPANVKQLKVAWTYDTKDQFTGSEMQANPIVIDGVMYTTTPKLHVIALNAATGVPIWRFDPNNGAPPASRFRHRGVVVTGDRVIFNYRNRLYALDRKTGRPIKTFGDSGWVDLRQGLGRPVEGLSVSASTPGVVFEDLLIIGSSVPEALPSAPGDIRAFDINTGKLRWSFHTIPHPGEPGYETWPPDAWKIAGGANAWAGVTIDTKRAMVFAATGSASYDFYGANRLGDNLYANSVLALDARTGKYVWHYQVLKHDLWDRDLPAAPALVTITRGGRKIDAVAQITKTGHTWLFEREKGTPLFPVEEQKMPGIALGDDKPASTQFFPTMPAPFARQQLTRNDLTNRTPAARAAALKTFNEYKTTHPYDAPNTRGTIVYPGVDGGGEWGGPAFDPTTGLLYVNSNEMAWLLKLVPRSDKSLYAANCAGCHGEKLQGSAAGPTLIDIAKRRSKEQLATIIREGTGRMPAFGTALEGGAVNDIVNYLLTGKDNSAALVGTTPYMLPYRTAFFDIFLDHEGYPGIKPPWGTLNAIDLNAGTIKWSIPFGEYPKLAAKGIKNTGTDNYGGAIVTENGLLIIAATTYDNKIRAYDKSNGRLLWEAKLPAAGNATPSTYMVNGKQYLVIACGGGKNGAPSGGTYVAFALP is encoded by the coding sequence GGCGTGGACGTACGACACGAAAGACCAGTTCACCGGCTCGGAAATGCAGGCCAATCCGATCGTGATCGATGGCGTGATGTACACCACGACGCCCAAGCTGCATGTGATCGCGCTCAACGCCGCCACCGGCGTGCCGATCTGGCGCTTCGATCCGAACAATGGCGCGCCACCCGCCTCGCGCTTTCGCCATCGCGGCGTGGTCGTAACCGGCGATCGCGTGATCTTCAACTACCGCAACCGGCTGTACGCGCTCGACCGCAAAACCGGGCGCCCCATCAAGACCTTCGGCGACAGCGGCTGGGTCGACCTGCGTCAGGGCCTTGGCCGCCCCGTGGAAGGGCTGTCGGTAAGCGCCAGCACGCCGGGTGTGGTGTTCGAGGATCTGCTCATCATCGGCAGCTCGGTACCGGAAGCGCTGCCCAGCGCGCCGGGTGACATTCGAGCCTTCGACATCAACACCGGTAAGCTGCGCTGGAGCTTTCACACCATTCCGCATCCCGGTGAACCGGGCTACGAAACGTGGCCCCCCGATGCCTGGAAGATCGCCGGCGGCGCCAACGCATGGGCCGGCGTCACCATCGACACCAAGCGGGCCATGGTGTTCGCTGCCACCGGCTCGGCGTCGTACGACTTCTACGGCGCGAACCGGCTGGGCGACAACCTCTACGCCAACAGCGTGCTCGCCCTCGACGCGCGCACCGGCAAGTACGTGTGGCACTATCAGGTGCTGAAGCACGATCTCTGGGATCGCGATCTGCCCGCGGCACCGGCCTTGGTGACGATCACGCGCGGTGGTCGGAAGATCGACGCCGTCGCGCAGATCACGAAGACGGGACACACCTGGCTGTTCGAGCGCGAGAAGGGTACGCCGCTGTTCCCCGTGGAAGAGCAGAAAATGCCAGGCATTGCACTGGGCGACGACAAGCCGGCCTCAACGCAGTTCTTTCCCACGATGCCGGCCCCGTTCGCGCGCCAGCAGCTCACGCGCAACGATCTCACCAATCGCACACCCGCCGCGCGCGCCGCCGCGCTCAAGACGTTCAACGAATACAAGACCACGCATCCCTACGACGCCCCCAACACACGAGGGACGATTGTGTACCCTGGCGTGGACGGCGGCGGCGAATGGGGTGGGCCTGCGTTCGACCCGACCACGGGGTTGCTGTACGTGAACTCGAACGAGATGGCGTGGTTGCTCAAGCTCGTGCCGCGCAGCGATAAGTCCCTGTACGCGGCGAACTGCGCCGGCTGTCACGGTGAGAAGCTGCAAGGCTCGGCGGCCGGCCCAACGCTCATCGACATCGCCAAGCGCCGATCGAAGGAGCAGCTCGCCACGATCATCCGCGAAGGCACCGGTCGCATGCCGGCCTTCGGCACCGCACTCGAGGGCGGCGCCGTGAACGACATCGTGAACTACCTACTCACGGGCAAAGACAACTCGGCCGCACTCGTAGGCACCACCCCGTACATGCTCCCGTACCGCACGGCGTTCTTCGACATCTTCCTCGATCACGAAGGGTACCCGGGCATCAAGCCGCCCTGGGGCACGCTCAACGCGATCGACCTGAACGCCGGCACGATCAAGTGGTCGATCCCCTTCGGTGAATATCCGAAGCTGGCCGCCAAGGGCATCAAGAACACCGGCACCGACAACTACGGCGGCGCCATCGTGACCGAGAACGGCCTGCTGATCATTGCGGCCACCACGTACGACAACAAAATCCGCGCCTACGACAAGAGCAACGGCCGTCTGCTGTGGGAGGCAAAGCTACCGGCCGCCGGCAATGCCACGCCGAGCACGTACATGGTAAACGGCAAGCAGTATCTCGTGATCGCCTGTGGTGGCGGCAAGAACGGTGCGCCAAGTGGGGGCACCTACGTCGCCTTCGCGTTGCCCTGA
- a CDS encoding SRPBCC family protein: MALVFPFDPNIERAATIPARLYNDPVYLELEMERVFAHSWQLVGRVDQLAEHGQFLTAQVGNDSIVVLRDGDTLRGFHNVCLHRAGPVAHGCGKRNTLQCRYHGWTYGLDGTLQRAPGMEGVESFRPAEMQLVPVKVTTWGPLVFANLDGKAPPLVDMMEDIPQRVQAFGCENMQYVTSRSWDIACNWKVYVDNFLEGYHVPVVHPGLHKELDMDNYRVEPHRYFSIQHAPLRPVHGGNPDRIYDPSTTDTPEAVYVWMFPNIMLNVYLGQMQSNVVIPMGHDRCKVVFDWYATNPPANAATDPAWTKLMAFSAEVQDEDIEICETVQRNLRSRVYDRGRYSARHENGVHHFHSLLHEFLT, encoded by the coding sequence ATGGCTCTCGTCTTCCCCTTCGATCCCAACATCGAGCGTGCTGCGACCATCCCGGCGCGCTTGTACAACGATCCGGTGTACCTCGAGCTCGAGATGGAGCGCGTCTTCGCGCACAGCTGGCAGCTCGTAGGACGCGTCGATCAGTTGGCCGAGCACGGACAGTTCCTGACCGCGCAGGTCGGCAACGACAGCATCGTGGTGCTGCGCGACGGCGACACCCTGCGCGGCTTCCATAACGTGTGCCTGCATCGTGCCGGTCCGGTGGCACACGGCTGCGGGAAGCGGAACACGCTGCAGTGCCGGTATCACGGCTGGACGTACGGCCTTGACGGCACGCTGCAGCGCGCGCCGGGGATGGAAGGCGTGGAGTCGTTCCGCCCGGCCGAGATGCAGCTGGTGCCGGTCAAGGTCACCACATGGGGGCCGCTGGTGTTCGCGAATCTCGACGGCAAAGCGCCACCGCTCGTGGACATGATGGAAGACATTCCTCAGCGCGTGCAGGCCTTCGGTTGCGAGAACATGCAGTACGTGACATCGCGCAGCTGGGACATCGCGTGTAACTGGAAGGTGTACGTGGACAACTTCCTTGAAGGCTATCACGTCCCGGTCGTGCACCCCGGCCTGCACAAGGAGCTCGACATGGACAACTACCGCGTGGAGCCACACCGGTACTTCTCCATTCAGCATGCGCCATTGCGCCCGGTGCACGGCGGCAATCCGGATCGCATCTACGACCCGTCCACGACCGATACGCCGGAAGCCGTGTACGTGTGGATGTTTCCGAACATCATGCTGAACGTGTATCTCGGGCAGATGCAGTCGAACGTGGTGATTCCCATGGGTCACGATCGCTGCAAGGTGGTGTTCGACTGGTACGCCACCAATCCGCCAGCGAACGCTGCCACCGATCCGGCCTGGACCAAGCTGATGGCGTTCAGCGCCGAAGTGCAGGACGAGGACATCGAGATCTGCGAGACGGTGCAGCGCAATCTCCGCTCGCGCGTGTACGACCGCGGCCGCTACTCGGCACGCCACGAGAACGGGGTGCACCATTTCCACTCGCTGCTACACGAGTTCCTGACCTGA
- a CDS encoding serine hydrolase domain-containing protein, with product MTSRFAPGGAPAVLALLLATAPSAAQAQSAELADVTDKVFAAWNSTHTPGCAVGIAQGGKVLLTRGYGMADLAGARPILPGTILESGSVAKQFTAAAVMLLVSDGKLKLDDDARTVLPELPVYGRTITFRNLLTHTSGLREWSNLVAWQGWPRGTRVHTQSDVFELVTHQTALNYPVGDYYSYTNSGFLLLRTVVERVSGMPFAQFTTQRIFVPLGMTNTQWRDDFTRIVPGLAQAYSRQADGFHIDMPNDNVIAAGGLLTTVNDWLRWNDHLTKKTLGAGVVDSLTRRMTLTSGVEIAYALGLTVNSYRGLREISHSGSTAGYGTYLARYPEKNDLSIAVMCNVSGAGATGLTHAIVDAMVPGLPRAAAADTVPTNIAAVAKLAGVYRDTRTNTVTVLDTARGRLRRDGGTAFLALRSGGYQLGGSRVQFTTDASGKPVTLRVPTSDGDTVVHAFMAAERWTPSAAELAGIAGRYRNEEIGVTFTVSSAGARLTISPRVGVSDTLSASYRDAFGDGDETIWFVRDKQGRVTAMHFGSARAWDFVSTRVR from the coding sequence ATGACTTCTCGCTTCGCTCCCGGTGGGGCGCCAGCCGTTCTGGCGCTCCTGCTCGCGACCGCTCCCTCGGCTGCCCAGGCACAGTCGGCTGAGTTGGCGGACGTGACCGACAAGGTCTTCGCGGCCTGGAACTCGACGCACACGCCTGGGTGCGCCGTTGGTATCGCGCAGGGTGGCAAGGTCTTGCTGACGCGCGGGTACGGCATGGCCGATCTGGCCGGCGCACGCCCGATTCTCCCCGGCACCATTCTCGAGTCGGGGTCAGTGGCGAAGCAGTTCACAGCCGCGGCCGTGATGCTGCTCGTGAGTGACGGGAAGCTCAAACTCGACGACGACGCGCGCACCGTGTTGCCCGAGCTGCCGGTGTATGGCCGCACCATCACCTTCCGCAACCTGCTCACGCACACGAGCGGCCTGCGCGAGTGGAGCAACCTGGTCGCGTGGCAAGGATGGCCCCGCGGCACGCGGGTACACACCCAGAGTGACGTGTTCGAGCTGGTCACGCACCAGACGGCGCTGAACTACCCGGTGGGCGACTACTACTCGTACACGAATTCCGGCTTTCTGCTGCTGCGCACCGTGGTCGAGCGTGTGAGCGGCATGCCCTTCGCGCAGTTCACCACACAGCGCATCTTCGTGCCGCTCGGCATGACGAACACGCAGTGGCGCGACGATTTCACGCGCATCGTACCGGGACTCGCCCAAGCGTACTCGCGGCAGGCCGATGGGTTTCACATCGACATGCCCAACGACAACGTGATCGCCGCCGGCGGACTGCTGACCACCGTGAACGACTGGTTGCGGTGGAACGATCATCTCACAAAGAAGACGCTGGGCGCGGGCGTCGTTGACTCGCTCACGCGTCGCATGACGCTTACCAGCGGCGTGGAGATCGCCTACGCACTCGGGCTGACGGTCAACAGCTATCGCGGCCTGCGCGAAATCTCCCACAGCGGCTCCACCGCGGGCTACGGCACGTATCTCGCGCGCTACCCCGAAAAGAACGACCTGTCGATCGCGGTCATGTGCAACGTGTCGGGTGCCGGCGCCACTGGTCTCACGCATGCCATCGTGGACGCCATGGTGCCGGGACTTCCGCGCGCCGCCGCCGCGGATACCGTCCCCACCAACATCGCCGCCGTCGCCAAGCTGGCCGGCGTCTATCGCGATACGCGCACCAACACCGTCACCGTACTCGACACCGCGCGCGGCCGCCTGCGTCGCGACGGCGGTACCGCCTTCCTCGCGTTGCGAAGCGGCGGCTATCAGCTTGGCGGGTCGCGGGTGCAATTCACCACCGACGCCAGCGGCAAGCCGGTCACGCTGCGCGTCCCAACATCCGACGGCGACACCGTGGTACACGCCTTCATGGCTGCGGAGCGGTGGACGCCGAGCGCGGCAGAGCTGGCCGGCATTGCCGGACGGTACCGGAACGAAGAGATCGGCGTCACGTTCACCGTGAGCTCGGCGGGTGCCCGACTCACGATCAGCCCGCGGGTCGGCGTGAGCGACACGCTGTCGGCGTCCTATCGCGATGCCTTCGGCGACGGTGACGAGACCATTTGGTTTGTCCGCGACAAGCAGGGGCGCGTCACCGCCATGCACTTCGGCAGTGCGCGCGCCTGGGACTTCGTGTCCACGCGCGTTCGATAG